The Planktothrix serta PCC 8927 genome contains the following window.
CCTCCGCAAAATTAACCCCACCACCAACAAAGTTACAACCAAAGATACAGAAGACACAATGTACCGCGCTCTGTTCAACTACAAAGGTTGTCCCGTCTACTTCCCCAACGATGAATGCACCCAAACCAGTTTACAAGCGCTCGGACGGATTGCTTTGTACCATCCCCACCTCGGAAAAACTAGACGCTGTGTAATTATTTCTACGGTTTTGGGCGTGACCCGTATTGGAGAAGAACACACAAAACCCAATGATGATCGGTATTGTTATTAAAATTCACCATATTATTAGTCCGCCCAGGTCAAAATTGCCGTACCCAAATGCGTTAAGGTTGTAATATGCCAAAAAAGATAAGAGAATTAAAACAGATGTTGCAAAAGGCAGGATTTACACTCTTACCTAAGCGGGGGAAAGGAAGTCATTCCTACTGGGTTCATCCCCATATACCAAATCCTATAGTCCTTTCTGGTAAAGATAGTAAAGATGCCAAACCTTATCAAGAAAAAGATGTCATAGCAGCAGTCAAAGAATTAGAACAGCTAGAAGAAGGGAATGAATCATGAAGTATAGCATTTTAATTCAATGGTCTGAGGAAGATAGTTCCTATGTTGCAAGTTTACCTGAATGGGGTAAGTACGCGCGAACACACGGTAAAACCTATGAAGAAGCCCTTGAGAACGCCAAGGAAGTTTTAGAGGATTTGGTGTACGCCTATAATCAAGTCAATAAACCTTTACCAAGTCCACAGATACTACAGTTAGCCTAGAAAATTAAGCGGATCTTTCCTATAACAGCCATGTTATAACTCATGTTTTGAGTGAAACTCTTAATCTCATCAATGGCATCCAGAATATCCTGAAGTCTGTGTTTTAAATTCCTAGATGGCACGAATTACATCCTTAAAAACAGAATCTTGTAGATAAGATTTAACAGAATCAGGGGTTCCTAAATCAACAGAACAGCCTAAAATACTTTCCAAATATCGTTGTAGACGGATAAATGTAAATAAGCCCACAGGCTTGTCAAATTCCACTAACAAATCCACATCACTATCCAGTCTGGCTTCATTTCGGGCAACGGAGCCAAAAATAAATAGAGACTTCACCCCAAAACCCTTTAAAGATTCATGGTAAGTTGTCAAAATTGCGATCGCTTCATCCCGCTTCATATTCTGAATTTTGGCCATTAGCTCAATAACCTGATTCTATCAGCCAACCGTCAACCGCCAACCCAAACCTTAAAATGTTCCAACAGTTGCAGCCCGATACACTGAGAACCTGGTAACTTTTCTCTAGTGTCAAAAATCTCAATCACGAGACACCATCTGTAATCACAAAGGATAAATATGTCAGAAACCGCGATTAACGCTATTATTGCCCGTGAAATCCTAGACTCTCGCGGACGCCCCACCCTCGAAGCCGAAGTCTACCTCGATAACGGCGCCTATGGACACGCTCAGGTTCCCAGTGGAGCATCCACCGGAAGCTTTGAAGCCCATGAACTCCGAGATGGGGATAAAAGCCGTTATGGAGGTAAAGGGGTTCTGACGGCCGTTAAAAACGCTAACGAAATTATCGCCCCAGCCCTCAACGGAGTTAGTGCCCTGGAACAAACCGTCATCGACCAAATTATGCTTGATCTCGATGGCACTCCCAACAAAAGCAACCTGGGAGCCAACGCCATTCTCGGTGTCTCCCTAGCCGTTGCTAAAGCCGCCGCCGAAAGCGTGGGTTTACCCCTCTATCGTTACCTGGGTGGGCCCATTGCCAACCTTCTCCCCGTCCCCTTAATGAACGTGATCAACGGAGGCTCCCACGCTGCCAATAACGTTGATATTCAAGAGTTTATGATCGTTCCTATCGCCGCCCCCACCTTCAAAGAAGCCCTGCGTTGGGGGGCGGAAGTGTTTGCATCCCTGAGTGGTGTCCTAAAAGAAAAAGGACTCCTCGGTGGGGTTGGGGATGAAGGCGGTTTTGCCCCTAATTTGGGTTCAAACCAAGAAGCTCTGGATATTCTAATTCAAGCCATTGAAATGGCGGGCTATAAACCCGGTGAACAGGTCGCCCTCGCCCTCGATGTCGCCTCCAGTGAATTCTACAAAGACGGAACTTACACCTACGACGGTCAACCCCACAGTCCCGCCCAACTGATTGACTACCTGAGTGACCTGATTGGCAAATATCCGATTATTTCGATCGAAGATGGTCTACAGGAAGATGACTGGGATAACTGGAAATCCCTCACCGAGAAAATAGGCAGTAAAGTGCAATTAGTGGGAGATGACTTATTTGTCACGAACCCAACTCGTTTGAGAACAGGAATTGAGCAGAAAATCGGGAATTCTATTCTGGTGAAACTCAATCAAATTGGTTCCCTCTCCGAAACCTTAGAAACCGTTGACCTGGCAACCCGCAATGGTTATACTTCTGTAATTAGTCACCGTTCTGGGGAAACTGAAGACACCACAATTTCAGACCTGGCCGTTGCTACCCGGGCGGGACAAATTAAAACAGGTTCTCTGTGTCGGAGTGAACGCATCGCCAAATATAACCGTTTGTTACGCATTGAAGACGAACTCGGCGCTCAAGCTGTTTATGCTGGAGCCGTTGGTCTAGGCCCCCGGTTCTCGAAATAACTCAAACGTCAATAATAAAACAGTCCAGTTTTGGGCTGTTTTATTCTGATAAAAATCTATTCTTGATGCTCAACATATTTTTTTTACCGAAGATAAAGCTTGATAGCTTTTTTCTGTGGGAGTTCGTGTTGTTAGATACAGTCTGAGGGTGATAAGACCGTTCATAATTTCCTGCAATAGCTAAACCTTGGGAACGTTGGCTTGAGATCGCCTTATGAATCGGAATACCTATGAAACCTCGAATCATCGTTTGTAGCTTAGGTCGCACAGGATATCAGATTTTTAGACTGTTGAAACAACAAGGGGCGATTGTTGTGGGGATGAGTGACCGACCGATTCCCCAAGAAGGGTCTGATGTCGTAGTTGGAAATTTACGATCGGCCTCAACTTTATTAGCAGCCGGAGTGAAAACGGCTCATGCTTTAATTTTAGCAGGAAATGATGAAGCCATCAATTTAGCGATTTTAATGCAGGCGCGAATTTTAAATCCTCAGATTCGGATTATTAATCGTTTATTTAATACTAATTTGGGAACACGGCTGAATCAAACGTTACCCGATCACAGTACGATGAGTGTTTCGGCTTTAGCCGCGCCTGTATTTGCCTTTGCTGCTTTGGGAAATCAAGCGATTGGACAATTAGAATTATTTAATCAAATTTGGCCGATTCATGAAGAATTGATTGATGAAGATCATTCTTGGTTGGGAAAAAGTTTGAGGGAATTATGGGCTGAACCTGATCGAATGTTAATTTATTATTTGCCATTTAAAGATAAAATAGATTTAGTCTCTGGGGTGATGGCAGATCAACAACTACAAGTCGGCGATCGCTTAATTGTTGCCCTTAAACCCCAAACTCGTCAGACTCAAAAAGATCTCAAATATCGAGTGTTTAAATTTAAACGCGGTCTACAAAAATTTAAACACTATGCCAAGTCGGCTCTGATTGTCAGTTTAATTTTATTTTTAACCATATTAGGTGCAGCTTTAACTTATATTGTCGCTGATCCCAGTTATTCTTTTGTGGATTCTCTCTATTTTTCGGTAGGAATGATTACCGGAGCCGGAGGGAATGAACAGGTTGTTGAACATTCTCCTGATGCGATTAAAGTATTTACGGTGATGATGATGTTAATTGGCACTGGAGTTGTGGGAATTAGTTATGCGTTATTAAATGATTTTATTTTAGGCACTCGGTTGAAAGATTATGTGAACGCCACCAGAGTTCCTGAACGCAATCATTATATTATTTGTGGGTTAGGAGAATTGGGGTTAAATATTGCTCAACATTTATATCAACGAGGTTATGAAGTCGTAGTAATTGAACGTGATCCTAACAGCCGATTTATCAGTACCGCCAAAGGCTTAAAAATTCCGGTTTTTGAAGGAGATGCCAGTTTAGCCAATACCTTGAAAAGCGTGAATGTTGAAGCCGCAGAAGCGTTATTAGCGGTTACAAATGATGATACGGGAAATTTAGAAATTGCTTTAAGTGCTAGGGGGTTAGCACCTCGTTTACGAGTGATCACTCGTACCCATGATTCCCATTTCGCGTTAATGGTACAACAGGTTTTTGATTTTGAAGCGGTTTTAAATACGACAGAGATCGCGGCTCCAGCTTTCGCAGCGGCAGCATTAGGAGGACGAATTTTAGGCAGTGGGATCACGGCTGATAGTCTTTGGGTAGCGTTAGGAACCTTGATTACTCCTAACCATCCCTTTTGTGGAAAACGAGTCCAAGAGGTCGCCCGAAAAGCGGATTTTGTTCCTTTATATATTGAAACAGCCTATCAAACGATTCACAGTTGGGAACTGTTGAATTTTCTGCTCCAACCGGGGGATATTTTATATTTAACCATGCCCGCCCATCACATTGAGCAACTATGGCACTCTCTCCCCCCAGAACGAATCTCCTGGGAGGATAATCATGTCCTCAGCCGAGAGTCGAGCGTAGGGCCAGGTAAAAATTAAGGAGTAGAGGATTAGGGACAGTAAACCGTTAGTCGTAAACCGAATCTGACAGATGACGGATGAGGAATGACTAACTGCTCACTGTATAGTCCGTTTTCTCCTTTAGGGTTCACTATTTTGAAATTGTTGTCTACGGTTACGAAGGCGACGACGTTCTTTATGGCGAGCTACCTCTTTCCGCTTGCGTTTTTGTCCGGGGGTTTCAAAATGACGATTTTTTTTCAGATCGGCAAAAATCCCAGCTTGTGAAACTTTTCGCTTAAAGCGGCGTAGAGCGGACTCTAATTGTTCAGTTTCACCGAGAACGACTTGGCTCATTCCATATTCTCCCACTTGAATAATTGATTGGGTTGGACAAGCTGCCCTAATGTCACCGACAGTATCGGGACAGGGTTGAAATTCCCTGTCCGGTCAGAAGAAGACTTCAGAGCAGGTTAATCGGGATTAAAACTGTTTACTGACGACCACCGCGATAGTTAGAATTACCGCCTCCGCCCCAGCCACCCCGGGAGGGTTTGCGCTCCTCGCGGGGACGAGCTTTATTCACTTTGAGAACACGATCCATCCATTCCGCACCATCTAACTCTTGGATAGCTTTGGTTTCTTCAGCATCTGTGTCCATTTCTACAAAACCGAAACCCCGTTTGCGTTGGGTTTCCCGGTCAATAGGAAGTTGAACGTTTTTAACAGTACCATATTCAGCAAAGACTTCTTTGAGATCGTCTTCTGTGACGCTGTAAGATAGATTGCCAACGTAAATAGTCATTACTTACCTCTTAAAATCGAGTGGTGTGCAGAGATTGGAATTCGGAGGTAAGCGAGTAGGACTTACACTTAACAGAAAAATTTTTCCTGATTCCAGCATAAACTGGGCTACCGATACCTAATCCAGTTTATATTATAGCATGATCTTTAACTATTAACGGTCAAGTTAAATTGATCTGTCAACCTCAACAGAATTGTTAATTGATCATTAATTCTACTTCAGGAGGAATCAACTCCAGTCCAAAGACCTGAGCAAAGGTTTCGGCCACCTGGGGACGCACTTGTTCTAAGGTAATACCGGGAATAAATTGGGCTAAACTGCCGACGGGTCGATGGGCAATGCCACAGGGAATAATAGCGTCAAAGCCCCTCAAGTCGGGGCAGACATTCAAGGCAAAACCGTGCATCGTAATCCAACGACTAACTTTAATACCTACGGCTGCCACCTTGATGCCGTTAATCCAAACGCCTGTTAAACCGGGAATGCGCTCTCCGGGGAGTCCATAAATTGCCAAAACTTGAATTAACACTTCCTCTAACTGCCGTAAATACCAATGTAAATCGGGGGTGTAGCGTTTGAGGTTTAAAATCGGATACCCGACTAACTGCCCTGGACAGTGGTAAGTGACTTCCCCACCGCGTTCCACCCGATGCAGTTCAACCGGACTTTGGAGGGGATCAAACTTGAGAAATTGTAGATCAGCCCCTTGTCCCAAGGTATAGACAGGGGGATGTTCCAAGAGCATCAACAGATCATCGAGATCGGGGTTGAGCTTTCGGTCTTGAACCAAGGATTGCTGCCAGTTCCAAGCTAAGGTATAGGGAACTGAACCGAAGTAATAAATTTGACAAGGAAGACCCACGGCCACCGTTAAGAAAAAGATGTAAACATTATAGATAGATTAACCCATTCCTGTTAATATAATAAGTAACAATACTTAAATAGAGACGAAGGAGAAACTAAAAAGGTACAAGAGATCCCCAAAAAGATCAAGAGGTTTTTGACAAAACTTAACCTAAAAAAGTCAAGAATTGTCACAGGATAAAAAGATTTTAAACGGGTGAAGTTTGGTATCGGGTTAGTGTTAAGGTGAGATTATGCCCATATTATGAGCGGGAGGGCGCTTTATGAAGCTTGTTATCCAGGGTAAGAATTTGGAAGTTACGAGTGCAATTCACGAATATGTACATCAGAAGATCACCAAAGCTGTCAGTCATTTTGAACAGTTGACGACAGAGGTTGATGTGCATTTGTCGGTTGCTCGGAACCCTCGGATAAATCCAAAACAAACCGCAGAAGTGACAATTTATGCCAACGGAACTGTGATTCGCGCTCAAGAAAGTAGTGAAAATCTTTACGCCAGCATTGATCTAGTCGCCGACAAAATTGCTCGCCAACTGCGGAAGTATAAAGAAAAACGTCAGGATAAGACTCAAAATCTGCCCAAAGCGGGTGATGTGGTGATTGAGCATCCCGTCGTTGAAGATTTGATCGGAGATCGTGCTCCTGAACTACCCCAAGAGGTGATTCGTACAAAATATTTTGCGATGCCTCTGATAACCATTGATGAGGCGTTAGAACAGCTTCAATTGATTGATCATGATTTCTATATGTTCCGCAATGCCGAGACAGAAGAAATCAATGTCATCTACAAGCGTTCTAATCATCGTGGTTATGGTGTGATTCAACCCCGCCACGGAGAAGCCGGAAGCAACGGTAAATCCGCTCAGGGTAACACGGAGGTTTTGATTTCGCCCAAAGCTGCTCAAGTTTAGGGGGATTGGGGGTTTGAGTGACCACCAAACCCCCGATAATCCATGTAGAGGTCATGTAGAAGTGGTGGAAAGGTTGTTTAGAGGTGAATCTCTATTCTGGTATTTAGATCAATCAACAACATTTTTATTAAATTTAACTGACGAGGGGGTTTGGGGGAGCGATAAGTCCCACACTGAATTTCACGCTCACCAAAAAAAGATCTGGCAGTTAAGAATCTGGTCAGAAACCCTAAATTAGCTAAAGCAATTAGTGATTGTGGTTGGGGAATGTTGGGCACAATGCTCAAGTACAAAGCCGAAAAAGAAGGGAAAACTTATGATGTCAGTCGTCAGAAAAAACTTCTGTTTCTTCTGATGCTATCCCCGTTGATGCTAGAAGCCCACACTTACTCGTAGAGAAGTGTGGGTAGTTCNGTCAGTTCAGCTTTAAAAACTCAACTGGCTATGTTACCCCATCCATTAATTCAACAATTACACCAGGCTGCTACTCAATGTAGCGATGATTTAGTTTTGAAATTAATTGATCAAATTCCGGGAGAATTTCTGGATTTGATTCAAGTCCTTAAAGAATGGGTGCTGAATTTTAGATTTGATTTAATTATTGATTTAACTCATCCAATTCAATCTGTTTCCTCAAGCAATGAATAACGAGCAAAACCCCTTAAATCCCTGTGATATATTAATTATTGATGATTATCCTGATAATCTGCGAGTTTTAACGGCAATTTTAGCTGAACAAGGCTATCGGGTCAGAAAAGCAATTAATGGTAAACTAGCCTTAGCCACCATTGAAACTCAAGTACCGGATTTAATCTTGTTAGATATTCAACTCCCCGATATTAATGGTTATGAACTCTGTCGCCAGATTAAATCAAATCCTCGAACCTATGCTGTACCTATTTTAATGATTAGTGTTCAGGATAAAGCTGAAGATATTGTCAGAGCCTTTACAGAAGGAGCCGTAGATTATATTAAAAAACCTTTCCAACCTGAAGAAGTGATTATTCGAGTTAAAACTCAACTCATGATTAGACACCTTTATAGTCAATTAGAAGATCAAAACCAGACACTTTTTGAAAAAAATAATCAACTTCAATTAGAAGTTGAGCAACGGTTACAAACGGAAGAGGCTTTAAAACAAGCTAATTTTAAATTACAAAAATTAGCATTTATTGACAGCTTAACAGCGTTAGGAAATCGTCGTTATTTTGATGAACAGTTACCTCGAACTTGGCGACAGATGGCTAGAAACAAACAATTTCTGTCCTTAATTATTTGTGATTTAGACTATTTTAAAACCTATAATGATACTTATGGTCATCCTGCGGGAGATCTTTGTCTTAAACAAGTCGCTCATGCGATTCATCGTGCCGTTAAACGTCCTGGGGATTTGGTTTTCCGTTATGGCGGAGAAGAATTTGTGATTATTTTACCTGAAACTCCCCTGGATGGTGCAATACAAGTTGCTAAAAATATACAGCTTGAAGTTGAACAACTTCATCTCCTACACACTCATTTTTCTATCTATCAAAAAATCACCTTAAGTTTTGGAATTTCCTGTCAATCTCCTGCTCCCAATACCTCACCCACCGCTTTAATTATTCAAGCTGATCAAGCACTTTATGATGCTAAAACCCAGGGACGAAATACTTATGCTGTCTATTCCGCTCCCAGTCCTCTCTAATCGCTTAATATTCTAATTGTGAAACCTTTAAAAAAACTTCAATTCAAGTTAGGAATAAACTTCGGCAAAATAGTTTTGCTAGTTTTAATTGGCTGCTTCTATTTGTTGGAATTTTCAGCCTCAGCACAGGAGCAATTTCAACCCTTATTTCAATCTAATATTGCTGCGGTAACTTTAGATGGACGAGCTATTTTTAAAGTCAGTGGAGCCGAAAATTTGACGGCTCAAGAACGAGCAGAAATGATTAGTACCAAATTACAACAGGCGGCAACATCAACACAATCCATAGAAGTTCAAGTTAAACCGATTAATCAACAACCCACCCTTTGGGTGAATAATTCTTATTTGCTCACCGTGACTCAGGAAGATACACAAAATCAAAATATTCCTGAAGATCAAGCTCAAATTTGGCGTTCTGAAATTCAAGAAGCCGTGAATATATCACGAAAAGAACGCAGTATTGATTTTCTGAAAAAAACAGCGATTAAAGCTTTTTTAGTGCTGTCTCTGGGTATTTTATTACATTGGGGATTAGGTCGGTTTTGGCGTTATTATCTCCGTCATTTATTTCGGTTTTTTTTACCCTCCTCTCCTGGATCTAATCAAGCAGATCTGTCTCATAATTTAGAATTATTTTTAACTTTAACATTGGCAGGGATAAGATTAGGCTTATGGACGGCTATAGTTCTTTATATTACGAATCAATTTCCGTTTACCAGAATTTTAAGTTATCGATTAACAGGAACCTTAATTTCCACCTTAACTTCTAAATTAATTACGATTAATAAAGCCTCCTATTCTATTCCCGATTTATTGATTTTAGTAGGTTTAGTTTGGGGATTAATTGTTTTTGCTAAAGTTATAACAGACCTTTTACAATCTCGTGTCTTAAACGCCACCCGAATTAGTCGAGGTGCTCAAGAAGTTGTTTCAGTTATTTTTAGATATGCGTTTATTTCCCTAGGAACAATTGTTTTATTACAAGTTTGGGGTTTAGATTTAAGTTCTTTAACGATTTTAGCCAGTGCGTTAGGAGTGGGAATTGGATTTGGATTTAAAGATATTGCTAAAAATTTTGGCAGTGGTTTAGTCTTATTATTTGAACGTCCGATTCAAGTCGGAGATTTTGTAGAAGTTGGTAATTATATGGGAACTGTAGAACGAGTTGGCGCTCGCAGTACGGTGATTAAAACTTTAGATCAAGTCTCTATTATTGTACCGAATTCTCGTTTTTTAGAATCGGAATTAATTAATTGGCATCATGATAATCCTATTTCTGGTTTACGCTTATCTATTGGGGTTGCTTATGGGTCTAGTGTGGAGATTGTTAAAGAGTTATTATTATCGGCAGCAAAAGCTAATTCTGAAGTTTTATCGATTCCCGCTTCTCAAGTTTTATTTAAAGGGTTTGGGGACAATTCATTAAATTTTGAATTAAGAGTTTGGACAAATAAACCGAGTCGTCAATTTTTAATTAAAAGTGATCTCTATTTTAAAATAGAAGCTCTTTTTAGACAATATAAAATAGAGATTCCCTTTCCTCAACGAGATGTCAATATTCGGGGAAGCGTCCCTTTAGAATTATCTCCTGAATTGCAAAGTGTTATCCAACAAATTGCTCAAAATCAAAATAACGGATACCCCCAAAATTTAGATGCTTCTGGGGGTCAGAATTCTAACCCTTAACCTTGAGGAGGTTGAGGACAAGTTTTCTGATTCCAATCACATTGATAGAGATGTTGTTGTTGCCAACTTAAAGGAATTTCCAGTAAATCTCTTGTCCCGGTCATCCCTTGACCCAGAAACAATAATAAAGCGATACAATTTAAAACCGTATGGGCAATTCTCCAGCGATTAGACTTATAAATATCAGGCACAATGGCTAAGGAAAAAATCATTAATAATGCTGCCGCTACTCCATAATAGTAATGAGAAAATTGCCACTCATAACCCCGTCTAAAAACACCCTCTTGGCATCCTAAAACTACAATCCCCATTCCCGTTAAAGTAGCAAAAATTCCTCGCCACAGGGGTTGATTAGGTTTGGATTTATAGAGTAAAATTAGGGAAGCGATCGTAAATCCAAACATGAACACAATAAAAATAGCTAAAGACATTTTTTCAGGAGATAAAGCCTTAAAAACCCCTTTAAAATAAATCGAATAAGCTAAGGCAATTAAGGTAATTCCTACCACTGAACCCGTTAACCAGCGACCAATTTTTAAATGTTCTTGTCCGACATTCGGCGGAATTTTAACCTTATTCTCTGGATTAGAACGGTGTAGACGGCGTTGACGAGTTTGCCATGCCATATAAACGGAAATCCCAATTAAGGGAAACACAAAAACCACCGCCAATACAGGATGAATTAATGCGATAATATCATTAAATACCATAACTTTCTCCTAAAAATAATGACTGCTGACTATTTGAAGCTTGTTTTCCCTTCTGGCGTTATCTGTTCCCTATTTCCCTATTTTCTGTTATAGAATAGTTATAACTTAATTTTTGCTAAAATCAATCTATTCGTTTTTTGAATGAACGTGATTTCTACCAACGACCATAAAAACCGACAGGAATTAGAGAAAATCGTAGGGGAAGGCAATGTCCAACCTTGGGACGAAATCGAATCCGTGCGACAACAACAGATAATTCAATCCCTGACCCCAGGAACAACAATTCAAGGAATTATTTATCCTCAAACTCAAGAAGAATTGGCTCAGGTTATTGCTTATACTCATCAACAACAATTGAGTGTTTTACCCTGTGGTTTCTGTAGCAAAATTGATTGGGGAGGACTGATTAAAAACGTCGATTTCGCCGTGAGTACCGAACGGATGAATCAACTAATTGAACACGCCGTTGGAGATTTAACAATTACCGTAGAAGCGGGAATGAAATTCTCCCAAATGCAAGCAATTTTAGCCCAGGAAAATCAAGTTGTAGGATTCGATCCCACCTATCCAGAACTAGCAACAATCGGCGGAATTATTGCCACAGGAGACACAAATTTTCTTCGACAACGTTATCGCAGTATCCGCGATCTGATTTTGGGGATTTCCATTGTTCGTTATGATGGAAAAATCGCCAAAGCTGGCGGTCGAGTGGTTAAGAATGTGGCGGGTTATGACTTAATGAAATTATTCACAGGTTCCTATGGAACTTTAGGAATTATTAGTCAAATTACCTTACGAGTTTATCCCCAAGCGGAATTTTCGGGAACTGTAATTCTCACCGGAGAACCGGAAGCAATTGCACAAGCGAATCAAACGTTATTATCCTCGGCATTAACCCCAGTTTCTGTAGATTTAATCTCGACAAATCTATCAAAATTATTAGGATTTGGAGATAAAATTAGTTTAGTTGTTCAGTTTCAAAGTATTCCAGAAAGTGTGCAACAACAGAGTCAACGCTTAATGGAAGTGGGAGAAACATTAGGGTTAAAAGCAATTTATTTTGACTTTGATCAGGCGAATTTATGGCAACAATTAAAACAGCAAATTTGGCAATCTCAATCTAACGCTTCTATTCTTTGTAAAATCGGAGTTACCCCCACTTCTGCGGTCAAAACCTTAATGCAGTGTCAAACCCTCGGCGTTATTCATGCTGGGGTTGGTTTAGGGGTGTTACGGTTTGAAAGCGTTTCTCCAGAAACTTTGTTAAACTTAAGAAATTGGTGTCAATCTCAAGGGGGATTTTTATCGATTTTAAAAGCACCTGTAGAGCTAAAACAACAGTTAGAGGTTTGGGGATATTCAGGAAATGCTTTAAATCTAATGCGTCAAATCAAAAAACAATTTGACCCTCAAAATCAATTGAGTCCTAATCGATTTGTTGGTGGAATTTAATTCATAAATTGTTAAAGGAGAAGGCTGTTAAAATGCAAACATCAGAACCCGTTATTGAATCTCAAACTATTC
Protein-coding sequences here:
- a CDS encoding type II toxin-antitoxin system HicA family toxin, with the protein product MPKKIRELKQMLQKAGFTLLPKRGKGSHSYWVHPHIPNPIVLSGKDSKDAKPYQEKDVIAAVKELEQLEEGNES
- a CDS encoding type II toxin-antitoxin system HicB family antitoxin, whose translation is MKYSILIQWSEEDSSYVASLPEWGKYARTHGKTYEEALENAKEVLEDLVYAYNQVNKPLPSPQILQLA
- a CDS encoding nucleotidyltransferase family protein translates to MAKIQNMKRDEAIAILTTYHESLKGFGVKSLFIFGSVARNEARLDSDVDLLVEFDKPVGLFTFIRLQRYLESILGCSVDLGTPDSVKSYLQDSVFKDVIRAI
- the eno gene encoding phosphopyruvate hydratase; this encodes MSETAINAIIAREILDSRGRPTLEAEVYLDNGAYGHAQVPSGASTGSFEAHELRDGDKSRYGGKGVLTAVKNANEIIAPALNGVSALEQTVIDQIMLDLDGTPNKSNLGANAILGVSLAVAKAAAESVGLPLYRYLGGPIANLLPVPLMNVINGGSHAANNVDIQEFMIVPIAAPTFKEALRWGAEVFASLSGVLKEKGLLGGVGDEGGFAPNLGSNQEALDILIQAIEMAGYKPGEQVALALDVASSEFYKDGTYTYDGQPHSPAQLIDYLSDLIGKYPIISIEDGLQEDDWDNWKSLTEKIGSKVQLVGDDLFVTNPTRLRTGIEQKIGNSILVKLNQIGSLSETLETVDLATRNGYTSVISHRSGETEDTTISDLAVATRAGQIKTGSLCRSERIAKYNRLLRIEDELGAQAVYAGAVGLGPRFSK
- a CDS encoding potassium channel family protein, which produces MKPRIIVCSLGRTGYQIFRLLKQQGAIVVGMSDRPIPQEGSDVVVGNLRSASTLLAAGVKTAHALILAGNDEAINLAILMQARILNPQIRIINRLFNTNLGTRLNQTLPDHSTMSVSALAAPVFAFAALGNQAIGQLELFNQIWPIHEELIDEDHSWLGKSLRELWAEPDRMLIYYLPFKDKIDLVSGVMADQQLQVGDRLIVALKPQTRQTQKDLKYRVFKFKRGLQKFKHYAKSALIVSLILFLTILGAALTYIVADPSYSFVDSLYFSVGMITGAGGNEQVVEHSPDAIKVFTVMMMLIGTGVVGISYALLNDFILGTRLKDYVNATRVPERNHYIICGLGELGLNIAQHLYQRGYEVVVIERDPNSRFISTAKGLKIPVFEGDASLANTLKSVNVEAAEALLAVTNDDTGNLEIALSARGLAPRLRVITRTHDSHFALMVQQVFDFEAVLNTTEIAAPAFAAAALGGRILGSGITADSLWVALGTLITPNHPFCGKRVQEVARKADFVPLYIETAYQTIHSWELLNFLLQPGDILYLTMPAHHIEQLWHSLPPERISWEDNHVLSRESSVGPGKN
- the rpsU gene encoding 30S ribosomal protein S21; the encoded protein is MSQVVLGETEQLESALRRFKRKVSQAGIFADLKKNRHFETPGQKRKRKEVARHKERRRLRNRRQQFQNSEP
- a CDS encoding RNA recognition motif domain-containing protein; translated protein: MTIYVGNLSYSVTEDDLKEVFAEYGTVKNVQLPIDRETQRKRGFGFVEMDTDAEETKAIQELDGAEWMDRVLKVNKARPREERKPSRGGWGGGGNSNYRGGRQ
- the lipB gene encoding lipoyl(octanoyl) transferase LipB, producing MAVGLPCQIYYFGSVPYTLAWNWQQSLVQDRKLNPDLDDLLMLLEHPPVYTLGQGADLQFLKFDPLQSPVELHRVERGGEVTYHCPGQLVGYPILNLKRYTPDLHWYLRQLEEVLIQVLAIYGLPGERIPGLTGVWINGIKVAAVGIKVSRWITMHGFALNVCPDLRGFDAIIPCGIAHRPVGSLAQFIPGITLEQVRPQVAETFAQVFGLELIPPEVELMIN
- the hpf gene encoding ribosome hibernation-promoting factor, HPF/YfiA family; this encodes MKLVIQGKNLEVTSAIHEYVHQKITKAVSHFEQLTTEVDVHLSVARNPRINPKQTAEVTIYANGTVIRAQESSENLYASIDLVADKIARQLRKYKEKRQDKTQNLPKAGDVVIEHPVVEDLIGDRAPELPQEVIRTKYFAMPLITIDEALEQLQLIDHDFYMFRNAETEEINVIYKRSNHRGYGVIQPRHGEAGSNGKSAQGNTEVLISPKAAQV
- a CDS encoding GGDEF domain-containing response regulator — translated: MNNEQNPLNPCDILIIDDYPDNLRVLTAILAEQGYRVRKAINGKLALATIETQVPDLILLDIQLPDINGYELCRQIKSNPRTYAVPILMISVQDKAEDIVRAFTEGAVDYIKKPFQPEEVIIRVKTQLMIRHLYSQLEDQNQTLFEKNNQLQLEVEQRLQTEEALKQANFKLQKLAFIDSLTALGNRRYFDEQLPRTWRQMARNKQFLSLIICDLDYFKTYNDTYGHPAGDLCLKQVAHAIHRAVKRPGDLVFRYGGEEFVIILPETPLDGAIQVAKNIQLEVEQLHLLHTHFSIYQKITLSFGISCQSPAPNTSPTALIIQADQALYDAKTQGRNTYAVYSAPSPL